A stretch of the Ensifer sp. PDNC004 genome encodes the following:
- a CDS encoding hemerythrin domain-containing protein, with product MAEPFAWLARAHEEQLALCNCLEEIADSLPADIDRQKCVYAAKVLEPLIREMHSGEENLVFPWIERTYRSDPTLGATLERLKYEHCEDECFAEELTEMLERLGAADETVNAETAGYMLRGFFTSLRRHVGFEQECLRSITAPVG from the coding sequence GTGGCCGAGCCGTTTGCCTGGCTTGCCCGCGCCCACGAGGAGCAGCTGGCGCTCTGCAATTGCCTGGAGGAAATCGCCGACAGCCTGCCGGCCGACATCGACCGGCAGAAATGCGTCTATGCCGCCAAGGTGCTGGAGCCGCTGATCCGCGAGATGCATTCGGGCGAAGAAAACCTGGTCTTCCCCTGGATCGAGCGCACCTACCGCTCGGACCCGACGCTCGGCGCGACACTGGAGCGGCTGAAATACGAGCATTGCGAGGACGAGTGCTTCGCCGAGGAACTGACCGAAATGCTGGAGCGCCTCGGCGCCGCCGACGAGACGGTCAATGCCGAGACCGCCGGCTACATGCTGCGCGGCTTCTTCACCAGCCTCAGGCGGCACGTCGGCTTCGAGCAGGAATGTCTGCGCAGCATTACCGCGCCGGTCGGATAG
- the ccoP gene encoding cytochrome-c oxidase, cbb3-type subunit III has protein sequence MADKHVDEISGVETTGHEWDGIRELNNPMPRWWVYTFYATIVWAVGYMIVYPAVPLLTDATKGVLGYSSRAEVSAELASAKAAQAGNLEKIASSSLADIMADPQLQHFAVSGGASAFKVNCAQCHGSGAAGSAGFPNLNDDDWLWGGKPEEIYQTIAHGIRYNGDDETRVSEMPSFAEILKPEEIKQTAAYVVSLTGTPSDASMVEPGKALFETNCASCHGADAKGNREFGAPNLADALWLNGSSEQAIVAQMKAPKHGVMPAWLPRLGDTTVKQLAIFVHSLGGGE, from the coding sequence ATGGCGGACAAACACGTCGACGAAATCAGCGGCGTCGAGACCACCGGCCACGAATGGGACGGTATCCGCGAGCTCAACAACCCGATGCCGCGCTGGTGGGTCTATACCTTCTACGCGACCATCGTATGGGCTGTCGGCTACATGATCGTCTATCCGGCCGTGCCGCTCCTGACCGACGCCACCAAGGGCGTGCTTGGCTATTCGAGCCGCGCCGAGGTGAGCGCCGAACTTGCGAGCGCCAAGGCGGCGCAGGCCGGCAACCTCGAGAAGATCGCCTCAAGCTCGCTTGCCGACATCATGGCCGATCCGCAGCTGCAGCACTTTGCCGTATCCGGCGGTGCCTCGGCCTTCAAGGTCAACTGTGCCCAGTGCCACGGCTCGGGTGCGGCCGGTTCTGCCGGATTCCCGAACCTGAACGACGACGACTGGCTCTGGGGTGGAAAGCCCGAAGAGATCTACCAGACGATCGCCCACGGCATCCGCTACAACGGCGACGACGAGACCCGCGTCTCGGAGATGCCGTCCTTCGCGGAAATCCTCAAGCCGGAGGAGATCAAACAGACGGCAGCCTATGTCGTCAGCCTCACCGGCACGCCGTCGGATGCATCCATGGTGGAGCCGGGCAAGGCGCTGTTCGAGACCAACTGCGCCTCCTGCCACGGTGCCGACGCCAAGGGCAACCGCGAGTTCGGCGCGCCCAACCTTGCCGATGCGCTGTGGCTGAACGGCTCGAGCGAGCAGGCGATCGTCGCCCAGATGAAGGCGCCCAAGCACGGCGTCATGCCTGCCTGGCTGCCGCGCCTCGGCGACACCACGGTCAAGCAGCTCGCCATCTTCGTGCATTCGCTGGGTGGCGGCGAGTAA
- the ccoN gene encoding cytochrome-c oxidase, cbb3-type subunit I encodes MKYTFEMILLGVGAFLALVGAGLAQDRHFEAHMWVLFFTLLAGTILLMRRIEFSPASAGRASPPPPQSEYFDEVVKYGVIATVFWGVVGFLVGVVVALQLAFPDLNIEPWFNFGRMRPLHTSAVIFAFGGNALIATSFYIVQRTSRARLFGGNLGWFVFWGYQLFIIMAATGYLLGITQSKEYAEPEWYVDLWLTIVWVAYLAVFLGTLLTRKEPHIYVANWFYLAFIVTIAMLHIVNNLAVPVSFLGSKSYSAFAGVQDALTQWWYGHNAVGFFLTAGFLGMMYYFIPKQANRPVYSYRLSIIHFWSLIFMYIWAGPHHLHYTALPDWAQTLGMVFSVMLWMPSWGGMINGLMTLSGAWDKIRTDPIIRMMVMAVAFYGMATFEGPMMSIKTVNSLSHYTDWTIGHVHSGALGWNGLITFGAIYYLVPKLWNRERLYSVRMVNWHFWLATLGIVVYAAVMWVAGIQQGLMWREYDDQGFLVYSFAESVAAMVPYYVLRALGGALFLAGALLMAFNVTMTILGRVRDEAPIFGATPALKAAE; translated from the coding sequence ATGAAATACACATTCGAGATGATCCTGCTCGGGGTCGGTGCATTCCTGGCGCTCGTCGGCGCCGGGCTTGCCCAGGACCGGCACTTCGAAGCCCATATGTGGGTGCTGTTCTTCACGCTTCTTGCCGGCACCATCCTTTTGATGCGCCGCATCGAGTTCAGCCCGGCTTCGGCGGGCAGGGCGTCACCGCCGCCACCCCAGTCGGAGTATTTCGACGAGGTGGTCAAATACGGCGTGATCGCCACCGTCTTTTGGGGCGTCGTCGGATTTCTCGTCGGCGTTGTGGTTGCGCTCCAGCTTGCCTTCCCGGACCTCAACATCGAGCCCTGGTTCAACTTCGGCCGCATGCGGCCGCTGCACACCTCGGCGGTCATCTTCGCCTTCGGCGGCAACGCGCTGATCGCAACGTCGTTCTACATCGTCCAGCGCACCAGCCGCGCGCGCCTCTTCGGCGGCAATCTCGGTTGGTTCGTGTTCTGGGGCTACCAGCTCTTCATCATCATGGCCGCAACCGGCTACTTGCTGGGGATCACCCAGTCGAAGGAATATGCGGAGCCGGAATGGTATGTGGACCTGTGGCTGACGATCGTCTGGGTCGCCTATCTCGCCGTCTTCCTCGGCACGCTTCTGACCCGCAAGGAGCCGCATATCTATGTGGCCAACTGGTTCTACCTCGCATTCATCGTCACGATCGCGATGCTGCACATCGTCAACAACCTGGCGGTTCCGGTTTCCTTCCTCGGTTCCAAGAGCTATTCGGCCTTTGCCGGGGTGCAGGACGCGCTGACGCAATGGTGGTACGGGCATAACGCCGTCGGCTTCTTCCTGACGGCCGGCTTCCTCGGCATGATGTATTACTTCATCCCGAAGCAGGCGAACCGTCCTGTTTACTCCTACCGTCTGTCGATCATCCACTTCTGGTCGCTGATCTTCATGTACATCTGGGCGGGTCCTCACCACCTGCACTACACCGCGCTGCCGGATTGGGCGCAGACGCTCGGCATGGTGTTCTCGGTCATGCTCTGGATGCCCTCCTGGGGCGGCATGATCAACGGCCTGATGACGCTTTCGGGCGCCTGGGACAAGATCCGCACCGACCCGATCATCCGCATGATGGTCATGGCCGTTGCCTTCTACGGCATGGCGACCTTCGAAGGCCCGATGATGTCGATCAAGACGGTCAACTCGCTCAGCCACTACACCGACTGGACCATCGGCCACGTGCATTCGGGCGCGCTCGGCTGGAACGGCCTCATCACCTTCGGCGCGATCTACTATCTCGTTCCGAAGCTGTGGAACCGCGAGCGCCTCTACAGCGTGCGCATGGTCAACTGGCACTTCTGGCTCGCCACCCTCGGCATCGTCGTCTACGCGGCGGTCATGTGGGTTGCCGGCATCCAGCAGGGCCTGATGTGGCGCGAATACGATGACCAGGGCTTCCTCGTCTATTCCTTCGCGGAATCGGTCGCGGCCATGGTTCCCTACTACGTGCTGCGTGCCCTTGGCGGCGCACTCTTCCTCGCCGGAGCTCTGCTCATGGCCTTCAACGTAACCATGACCATCCTTGGCCGCGTGCGCGATGAAGCTCCGATCTTCGGTGCGACGCCCGCGCTCAAGGCTGCGGAATAG
- a CDS encoding CcoQ/FixQ family Cbb3-type cytochrome c oxidase assembly chaperone, which yields METYTAMRQFADSWALLAMTLFFLGVVAFIFRPGAKKAADDAAAIPLKED from the coding sequence ATGGAAACCTACACGGCCATGCGCCAGTTCGCCGATAGCTGGGCGCTCCTTGCGATGACGCTCTTCTTCCTCGGCGTCGTTGCCTTCATCTTCCGGCCCGGCGCCAAGAAGGCCGCCGATGATGCCGCAGCCATCCCCCTGAAGGAGGATTAA
- the ccoO gene encoding cytochrome-c oxidase, cbb3-type subunit II: MSILDKHATLERNATLLLVGSLLVVSVGGIVEIAPLFYLENTIEKVEGMRPYSPLELAGRDIYVREGCYVCHSQMIRPFRDEVERYGHYSLAAESMYDHPFQWGSKRTGPDLARVGDRYSNEWHVQHMIEPRSVVPESVMPSYAFLKATPLDVNNIAANLKANKAVGVPYTDEMIDNALADIKAQADPNADTTGVEGRYPKAKLGDFDGDPQKLTEMDALIAYLQMLGTLVDFSTYDDTTGYR, encoded by the coding sequence ATGTCCATTCTCGACAAACACGCGACGCTCGAACGCAACGCGACCCTGCTGCTCGTCGGCTCGCTGCTCGTCGTCTCCGTCGGCGGCATCGTGGAAATCGCGCCGCTGTTCTATCTCGAAAACACCATCGAGAAGGTGGAGGGCATGCGGCCCTATTCGCCGCTGGAGCTCGCCGGCCGCGACATCTACGTGCGTGAAGGCTGCTACGTCTGTCACAGCCAGATGATCCGCCCGTTCCGCGACGAAGTGGAGCGCTACGGCCACTACTCGCTGGCGGCGGAATCCATGTACGACCATCCGTTCCAGTGGGGCTCCAAGCGCACCGGGCCGGACCTGGCGCGCGTCGGCGACCGCTACTCCAACGAGTGGCACGTGCAGCACATGATCGAGCCGCGCTCGGTGGTGCCGGAATCTGTCATGCCGAGCTACGCCTTCCTCAAGGCGACCCCGCTCGACGTGAACAACATCGCCGCCAACCTGAAAGCGAACAAGGCGGTCGGCGTTCCCTATACGGACGAGATGATCGACAACGCGCTTGCCGACATCAAGGCGCAGGCCGATCCGAACGCCGACACCACAGGCGTCGAGGGGCGCTATCCGAAGGCCAAGCTCGGCGACTTCGACGGCGATCCGCAGAAGCTGACGGAGATGGACGCGCTCATCGCCTATCTGCAGATGCTCGGCACGCTGGTCGACTTCTCTACCTACGACGACACCACCGGTTATCGCTAA